A DNA window from Luteolibacter luteus contains the following coding sequences:
- a CDS encoding PEP-CTERM sorting domain-containing protein: MIDRIFILILLATSAVAGPYPGAAGASGSDAISKDDPRFVQWVSGHLDYVLGANVTNSWRTPAKAYGPATEDVFDIVCLGDGGKITLYFPHPIMDGEGADFAVFENSFSNTFLELAFVEVSSDGVNFIRFPSASLTSSATNSIDPTNLRGLAGKHRGGFGTPFDLADLSAPPTLDKNNVRFVRLIDILGNGTSKDSDNRPIFDPYPTTGSAGFDLDAIGVIHRNNGDFPIVLSGLDGGGFEIEWGSNPGNRYRIEKSPDCVEWLPVQELPADPTGGSTSFSVAKPAEAKFFWRVVRLD; this comes from the coding sequence ATGATCGACCGGATTTTCATTCTGATCCTGCTCGCCACCTCTGCCGTGGCCGGTCCCTATCCAGGGGCCGCTGGAGCCTCCGGGAGCGATGCGATCTCGAAGGACGATCCACGTTTCGTCCAGTGGGTCAGCGGCCATCTCGACTACGTTCTCGGCGCAAATGTCACGAACAGCTGGCGGACTCCAGCGAAAGCTTACGGCCCGGCGACCGAGGACGTCTTCGACATTGTCTGTCTGGGAGACGGGGGAAAGATCACCCTCTACTTTCCGCATCCCATTATGGACGGGGAGGGGGCAGACTTTGCCGTCTTCGAGAACTCTTTCAGCAATACCTTCCTCGAACTCGCCTTTGTCGAGGTGTCGAGTGATGGGGTGAATTTCATCCGTTTCCCTTCGGCTTCGCTCACGTCTTCTGCCACGAACTCGATTGATCCCACCAACTTGCGTGGTCTGGCGGGCAAGCATCGCGGTGGCTTCGGGACGCCATTCGATCTCGCTGACCTCAGCGCGCCGCCGACGCTGGACAAGAACAACGTCCGCTTTGTGCGTCTCATCGACATCCTTGGCAATGGCACCTCGAAGGACAGCGACAACCGTCCGATCTTCGATCCCTATCCCACCACCGGATCCGCGGGCTTCGACCTCGATGCGATTGGTGTGATCCACCGGAACAACGGAGATTTTCCGATAGTCCTCTCCGGGCTCGATGGAGGCGGCTTTGAGATCGAATGGGGCAGCAATCCGGGAAACCGGTATCGGATCGAGAAGTCGCCCGATTGTGTGGAATGGCTTCCCGTTCAGGAACTGCCGGCAGATCCGACTGGTGGTTCGACCTCGTTCTCTGTCGCCAAGCCCGCTGAGGCAAAGTTCTTC